The following DNA comes from Astatotilapia calliptera chromosome 6, fAstCal1.2, whole genome shotgun sequence.
ttgcacacacagtagctggtattttggcccattcctccatgcagatcttctcgagagcagtgatgttttggggctgtcgccgagcaacacggactttcaactcccgccacagattttctatggggttgaggtctggagactggctaggccactccaggactttcaaatgcttcttacggagccactcctttgttgcccgggcggtgtgttttggatcattgtcatgttggaagacgcagcctcgtttcatcttcaaagttctcactgatggaaggaggttttggctcaaaatctcacgatacatggccccattcattctgtccttaacacggatcagtcgtcctgtccccttggcagaaaaacagccccatagcatgatgtttccacccccatgcttcacagtaggtatggtgttcttgggatgcaactcagtattcttcttcctccaaacacgacgagttgagtttataccaaaaagttctactttggtttcatctgaccacatgacattctcccaatcctctgctgtatcatccatgtgctctctggcaaacttcagacgggcctggacatgcactggcttcagcagcggaacacgtctggcactgcgggatttgattccctgccgttgtagtgtgttactgatggtgacctttgttactttggtcccagctctctgcaggtcattcaccaggtccccccgtgtggttctgggatctttgctcaccgttctcataatcattttgaccccacgggatgagatcctGCGTGGAGCctcagatcgagggagattatcagtggtcttgtatgtcttccattttctgatgattgctcccacagttgattttttcacaccaagctgcttgcctattgtagattcactcttcccagtctggtgcaggtctacaatacttttcctggtgtccttcgaaagctctttggtcttggccatggcggagtttggagtctgactgtttgaggctgtggacaggtgtcttttatacagatgatgagttcaaacaggtgccattcatacaggtaacgagtgggggacagaaaagcttcttacagaagacgttacaggtctgtgagagccagagattttccttgtttgaggtgaccaaatacttattttccaccctaatttacgaataaattctttacaaatcctaccatgtggattcatggatttttttttttcacattctgtctctcacagttgaagtgtacctctggtgcaaattactgacctctgtcatcattttaagtgggggaacttgcacaatcggtggctgactaaatacttttttgccccactgtacaaccATTATAAACACACTTTGTATTTTGCCATCTTAAGCTACGAACAATACAAACAGTCAACACTCTGTATGCCTGCCTCCGTGGGTGTGTATCATCACAGCAAAACCTGGTCCTGAAAACTCACAGCAGGAATTGCTACAAAGGTGTGTAGCTGTATATCTCTGGACAGATCTTTTCAAACTGAAAGAGAAGCTATAGAAATACTCACGAAACTTCACAGATTTGCAGTAGTTGAGCGCAAAATGAAGGTCAAGATGAGCATTAAAAGAAATCCTCAACatatttttcaatttctttagATTGCCTACTGTATATGAAGTATACTGTGTGCAGTttctaaaaatattatattttggaAAATTGGTATTGTTGCATCCTAAAACCTTTTCTGTAGTTTGTAAAACAGGGAACACTGTAAGACTGGAGTAGCTGCCTTTCTTAGCTAAGTTGAAAACCAACCTAGACCGTTAAGACTGCAGTAAACCTAACTGTTAACAATTTAATTAATAATCTAGCATCACCTTtgggcaataataataatggcaaTAAAAGGACATCAGAAACATTGAATGGAGTGCATTGTAGgttggcaaaaaaagaaaaagaggataaCAGTACTTTcaggtgtctgtgaaggttctcagtcatccagcttgcacagaaaagcgtctggacttctttaagttacttgaagacgtttcacctctcatccgagaagcttcttcagttctaagatcaaatggtggagagtcccagatataaacctagtgggagtaacccctacagagggacaaaaggaccccctgatgatcctctaatcgcctgactACTTTCAGGTGTGttacaaaaaacatgcaaaaggtAACATGATATATAGTAATCATTAATTTTATATTAACATCTGATCCAGTAACAATCTGGACAGGCTCACATATGAAACTCAATGAATGAGTACTATCTCTGCAGTTATAGTATACAACCCTTTTTCTAGAAACTGcaagcagctgttttcacaAACTCTAATAAACCCAGACAAACAAGGTTAGACCAAAGGTTAGATTAAACCATGTAATCAAAGCTAACCAATGATCCAGGCTGATGTTATTTGTTAGTCTGTTGGCTTTGTTTCAGTGTGTTCCTGGCTTTGGTTGCCTCACTGACGGGTAACTGAAATGTTATTGACCAGTGAGAATCATGTAGCTGAAGGTCATCTGAGGGAAAGACAGACAATGTGAAGCACAAAAGGACCTACAACAACCAAACTAGCCATAATATTTATATTCTCATGCGTTTCCCAATAGTATCTTGAACCCAGTCTTCATGCAGCTTATCACAATTGATTCTAAGTGCCATTTCTCACCAGATTTCACCACCTCATTCACATTCAGCATTTTCTTTAGAAAACTATGActgttggaaaaacaaaaggttgAGGAATGCATTCCTTTTGCAGAGTATCTCATACAGCTTCTATTTCCttccagtctctgttttctaaCTTCCTGTCTCTATGggcaacagcacaaacaaaacaagctgcttCCTAATGATGGACAAATGTTCAGCCCCAAAGCTGCCACTGAAGACACTGACGTCATGTAATGTTTCTTAGGAATTCTACTGCAGGGAGAAACATCAAACAATGAATACAATACACTTAGGAGTAATTTTATAAAATGATTCCATACTTTTTGTACAAATGACATTCAAACCAGAAAACTTttagaagaaaagaggaaatccATCAGAACAGGACAGTGCAATGTACTGTGAAAGCTATGTGCACTCACCATATTCTAGGCACATGTAAACCTTCGTCTTCGTTCAGTATAccattttcacagtttcaaaTGCCACAACACGACATAACCAAATGGAATTAATGATGGCTCAGTTCCACTAGATATTCCAGTTCATAAcagcacatgcaaacacaagAACCTGCACTGCTTGGAATGCAGAAACATTAATACACCTGAACTGTGTCTAGTGTTACAAGTCTGCTATGAAGAAGGCCTAGTATCTCATCACTCTTGGCAACAATACAATGCATGACATCATGCAAATATAAGTCAAGAGTTTTAGTTAGAGCTTTTTTTAATTACCCTTTCATCTCATCTGTCCTCCTGCCCGTGACTAGGAAACCAATCTCTGTGTGTTACATTAATGAATACCTAAGTTCCTATAATGAGCCTGACCAGCTCTAACTATGAACAGGTTTTGGCTCAGCCCACCTAAATGGGCATATTAGAAATGTatgatgtatttgtttattaattaaaaaacacaggtACCATTTCTAAATGTTGACTGGGTTGGCAGCCTACAGATGCACAATGTCTTCCACTACATGGATACCGTCCTCTGACTCTTTGAGTTTGACAACTGAGTCAATCTGTTgttcattttgattttgtttttttaaactgtagtttTCTAACCTGCTGTCTCTGATTTTGAGCTGCCATGGATTACAGATGAAAAGTAGATTCTAGCATATCTAACaatattaataaatgaatatacCTCAAACGTGCACTATGAAAAAATGTCTCAGCCTCTTTCTTCTCATAAGTCATGACACTGCTTTCCTTAAGTTGCCTTTACAGTTTAACAGTATCTGTATCAGTCTCAGCAatactgtatttacttggtattggatcaTTACTAAAATTTGCAGTGTTGCACATCACTGATCATTATGCAAACAGGactaaatgtattttgtatgtgtaaCTTATTTTTAGTTAAGTTTATCAGCTGCATGATCAAACTTCTCCCctacattgtaaaataaaaagatgtACATATATCTGCACATTCTCCTCATATTGTGGCCTAGTTGTCATGGACAGTCCTGCATTCAGCATTAGGctataacaaaaacaaagaaaatccacAGGTGATGGCGCTGTGCCAAACATCATGTTTAAATTAAGGAGAAAAGATTTATcatgttgttgatgttgttggCTTCTGTCTGGATCTCTTCATCAACACTTCCGCTTCCATCTCTTATTGGAGAAGCTAAGATGTACAGAGAGGAGggaaggaaaataaaagctttgtAGCCTTAGTGATGAGAACAGGGGTTAATGGTCTCATCATGCCATCACATGTGAGCTTTGACTGTGGTATGATTGTTAAACATTTGTGTTGACAGAGATGCTCACAACCCGTATAATGACTACAGCAACTACAGAAAAAATGCACATCTAACATATTCAACCTcaaataagcaaacaacacCAGAAGTCTTAAGATTTCAGGTTTAAGTCCTGTGTTCCAGGAACCAAGGCTCTAAGGCTGTAGTGGCACATGTCCATCCAAACAAggcagatgaaaaaaatatactatGGTCTGATGACGTTTTCCTTCTGCTCAGGCTACAGATGGGTATGACTCAAATTTGGCATCAACAACATGACCTCATGTGTCCTTGTGTCAACAGTCAGGCTGCTTGgtagtggtgtaatggtgtggaaaatgttttcttggcaAACCATGAGCCCTTAAGaccatcagtcatggactgaATGCGTGTGAATAATGAAGCCAGCCATGTGTGCAGTATCTCCTTACGGCCATCTTCTTACAGCTACTTCTAGCAATGACAATGTGGCATGCCAAAAGCATCCACAGAAGTTTCAAAATGATAGTGCTTTTATTGAACTTCAGTGGCAACATCATTTAAAGTTCAGCCCAATGTTAGTATGACATTCACAATATAGTGTTTGCTGAGACATTGTGTAAGAAGTTCAAAAAAATTTTATTGGAGCTTTACTTCCTTCATCTCTGAGGGATTATTTTCGTGTGCATGAAATAACCATAAAtcaactttttttcatttttatttattcatttatttcttggAAGTGAAAACATATTTTGGATTTCCAAATCTGATGCCTATTCATTGTACGTTTTAATAAGATCGAACAGATGTGATGTAGCATGATCCTGAATTATTTGATTCTTCACAGTAGTTGTTGGATTGTGTGATGGACCGAGCTGAAAAAGCAGGAGGAGTcaggaattattagaaaattagggttttcatttatttaaccccaaaaattatatttacaaaagtaataaATGTTGAACTCATATAAGAGGTCAAAGAAACGAAACTAAACTCAGGCAAAAACTGAacttaacaaaccaaatgactgcccaaacaaacacaactgacCTATACAAGAAATGACACAcagggatatatatatatataatgtctgATCAGACCACTATGACACACGAGGGGTAACTACACAAAACACAATCGCAAACAACAAAAGATGCAGTACAGTCTGgtttgttaataaactaaacactaaagaagACAATCAAAACTACTGAACCCTAatctcaaatatttaattaagtacaaatactttgtttttaattaaagaaagcACACATTCTCCCCCTCAGCAGGAACTAGCCCTCTTGTATTTAACAGCTTCAAACCCAAGCCACTGCCTTTTGTCTGACAACTCCCAGGGATCATGgcaggtaagaaataaaaacaaacaaacaaagtaatGAACTATtatgaatacataagtaaactaaatgtgcaCGCTTACAAATAGAAgaaatgtccatccatccatcttcttggTCGTGGGgtcagcagtctaagcagagaagcccagacctcgatctccccagccacctcctccagcttatccgggggaacaccaaggcattcccaggccagccgagagatataatttctccagtgtttcctgggtctgccccggggcctcctcccggtgggacatgcccggaacacctcacccaggaggcatccttgtcagatgcctgaaccacttCAGCTGGCTCATTTCGAAGAAGAAATGTATCCAAACCAAACAATAAACTTATTGAAACTTAAGTGTGTTATtgtgttcaaataaaaaaaaataaaaatacatagaaGTTACCGACTTTAAAGTGTGGCCATGGGTTTGGCTATTACAGATTGGTTGTGACAACTGCATATTCATATGGTCTAACCTACTCTGGAGAAAGTTTATTTACACAAGATTAAAGGAAGAAGTTAAGCATCTAATATAAAAACTGTTTCATTCTTGCACAAAGAATGTATTTTGATTGGTGCACTTCGATAACATAGCTGCAGTACGAACAAAAGAAATGCAATCACAGACTTTTGATATGACACAAACAGGATAAATGCGATGCACTGGTACCATCTCTGAATATATAGGATAAGATTATATCATATATATGTACTAAGTTTTAATCGCATTCTTGATCTTGTCCTGAcgtatggcatagaaactgaacatttaacaataGTTCCCGAAAAACATCTTTTATCTTACCATTtcttaattacatttaaacttAACAGATTTTTTCCTATCCAGGGACTGAAGACAGTATTTACTGTagatggtggtgatggtggtggtgatggtggtatTTACTGTACAGTGCTAGGTGCCAACATATTGATCCTCATGGTGtatgactctggatactgtggcTTCATAAAGGCCTCAATGAAGCTTGACATTTTGTTAGGATCAGATGAGCCGGAAACATACCTTATGCTGCAAAAGGCTTATGTTCGATTTTGTGCTTGAGTGGGGGAGCGGAAAGGAAGTCCACAGGGAGTCGCAAGATGCTTGTCTACGTATAGTGTTTGCTATCAGTGGAGGCAGAAATAAAAGTATGTGGTACAGCCAGTCTGTGGACTACTCCTGGTTGTGCCGTTAGTGGTCAATCGGCCAACCATGGAGAGGAATGGATTTACAAATAGCTGAAGTGAAAAAAAgcgttaaaaacaatgaaacgtGAATTACTGCAGCAACGGTCTGTACTTTTATGGTTGCATTTTTGGTGTACTTCACTCAGTGATCACAACAGCATGCAATTATCTCAGGTGACTGAGTTCTGTTTTGGTAACCTAATTCTCTTGTGCCTTTGAAGAACCAAACCTCGATTAGCTTAACCAAGAGCCAGGATCATCCCATTGAATAAATCAACGTTGAATGGATGGTGAATGGGGCTATGCATAAGGCCATATCTGAAAATGCTGGCAAACTTGTGTTTTGTGATTGGTGGCCTGTTATCCAACATAGGTTAAGTGCTCAGTTTCTTCATGTCTGACTTAAAACCCTGTGCACAATTATCGAGATTTTTTTCAACCTTTATGTTATAATTTATTCACTTAATTTACTATGACACAATACACCCTGTAAATTAAATCATAATCCAATGTGACTACAGTAATATATTATATTGAAAAGTAGCTGACCctcaggatgtgctgctaatgctgaCACACTGACATTTTCAAGTTATTAACAAGTTAACTAGTGACCTATAAGAGCAAAATCAGAGACCATTTAACTAGTTAAAGCCCCTGAAGTTTTTAAAGAGAGCAAAAGGTTGGGGGTCAGAGGGAGAGTTTACTGGATTATGGATTGTGAGCCACAAAAGAGCTTATGACTTGATCTTGGCTCAGTGCAGCTGAACTCTTTCTGCAAGTCCCAGCAAGTAGATCTCTGAGCACCGTTATTCTTTATTACCCAGGAAATTGGTACTGAAtgctaacacacagacaaacacacactgttgcTCAGTTGTGCTAAACAAGCAGTGCAACATGCAAAACTGTATTTGTCACCCATCTTACCCATTTTCATCTACGTTTTGATCACTCTCAGGCtacatttaattcattattcCTTTTACATGATGCAAGCTAACCTAGACTTTACCCTTGGTGTCGGCCTTTAACATTTGACTCGATCTTTAGGACTCAATCTCTGTAGTTTATTCTGTGCAGTGTTATCTCTCACAGGCATGCCACCGAAACAACAAACGGTGTATTATCCTCGTTTTTCAACTTCCAGCTAACCAGCCAGCACAGGCAAGCCAAATTTTCCGGCTGTGCCCGGTTCCCGTTGTCATGGAGATGACGTCATGCTGCAGCACCGGGAGGAACGGCGCAGCCGCGGACGGAGGGAGGGGACGAGGAGCTTAAACCGCAGCCACAGCTCCTCCGCCATTCAGCCAGACTGCCGACTGATCCTGGAGGGCCAGGACTGTTCAATTGCAAATCCGGAGCCCACCGCAAGCTTCCCCCTGTTTCtccagcagcagctctctgTGAGACACCCCACACCGCAGCGACAAAATGCGTGAGATTGTGCACCTGCAGGCCGGGCAGTGCGGGAACCAGATTGGAGCCAAGGTGAGAAAAACAAACGGATCCTTGTTGGCATGTCGTCTACCTGTTAACTGTAGTCGGTTTTATGTAACGAAACACAAGTTTATCCTTGCTGCTGCTGACGTGTATCCAAGCAAGAGGTCATGCTGCTCACAGGAAATACTAAATAGGTCAACATAGTGGGGTGGAAAGTCTTGAATAAGCGTACAAAAGCATCCCTCAGGATGGGCGGTGGCAAGTCGAGACGTCCCCATTATTGTCACTTGATGCACTTTTAAATGAACGACAGCACATAAACGGGGACCACGGGGTGTTATCGGTGTAACACAGCATGCTGGATGAAGCTTATCTGTGTGTGAGAATATATTGATTTAGGCTGACAAATCATTATTCGGGAATTTAATGAATGAACTGACAgcaatcgtgtgtgtgtgtgtgtgtttgggggggggggacacactGAGAGGGGTGTGGCTCAGACAGCGAATTGACAGGAACACCGGCAGACGTGCTGccgtgcaattttttttttccacatatgcAATCAtatttaattataataataagtaGCGCTTTAGGCTGATATTGTATTACCCATCTTTTAAACCTGTCCTTTAAAGGTGTCTGTGAACCAAAGATGTAAGATGGCTTGAGAAATGTATTACACAAGATTCTGAGGTTGGATTGATAAAAATACTAACAAGGATAATGATTttaattctgattttttttttctaatttttcaaTTCATTATTCCCAAATACCATCAGAACAGAGCAAAAGCAGCACACGTCACACCTTAGGAAATATTTACTCTTTAATATTTGCCCTTTGATTAAATTTGTTGTCAATCTTCTAAGCAATTAATCACGTGGTTGAGCTTCTATGGTTTAACAAGTACAGCAGGATATAAATAGCGTTGAATTTAGCTGTCGGCATTTGAATGTCTCGACACTGCCACAGCACGCATTTAACTGCTCTCTGGCTTGTCTGTCTCTAATCGACCTGTCTGCAGTTCTGGGAGGTGATCAGTGATGAGCATGGCATCGACCCAACAGGAACCTACCACGGAGACAGTGACCTGCAGCTGGATAGAATCAACGTCTACTACAATGAAGCTTCAGGTTGGAACTTTTGAAAGGCAGCTATTCACTGTATGTGTCGATCTTTGCTTTCGAATGGTCTATATTTGACCATTTTTAACACGTGACTTTGTATTGCAGGTGGAAAATATGTGCCGAGGGCCATCTTAGTAGATCTGGAACCAGGCACTATGGACTCTGTCCGCTCTGGGCCTTTCGGACAGATCTTCAGGCCAGACAACTTTGTCTTTGGTATGGGAtaaaccacacagacacacacaaaaacacacataattaCATGCCTTATTGATTATACAGAATATAATGATAGCTGAAGTACTGGCTTTGACAAGTAAACAGTTTAAATAACAAACTTTGACATTTTGATAGCTAAATATACTTCTAGACAAACAAACCCTAGCTCAGCCGATCACAATGAACTTGTTCCTTCCAGGTCAGAGTGGAGCGGGTAATAACTGGGCGAAGGGCCACTACACGGAGGGAGCCGAGCTGGTGGACTCTGTTCTGGATGTGGTGAGGAAGGAGGCTGAGAGCTGCGACTGCCTTCAGGGCTTCCAGCTCACACACTCTCTGGGTGGCGGTACTGGCTCTGGTATGGGAACTCTGCTAATCAGCAAGATCCGTGAGGAGTATCCAGATCGTATCATGAACACCTTCAGTGTGGTGCCCTCTCCTAAGGTAGAGTGATTATGCAAACCATCTTTGCTGGCATCCGTTTGTCTCCCTTTGGTTTTCCTGATCTTTGCCTTTTCTGTCTCCAGGTGTCAGACACAGTGGTGGAGCCCTACAACGCCACACTGTCTGTCCACCAGCTGGTTGAAAACACAGACGAGACTTACTGCATTGACAACGAGGCCCTGTATGACATCTGCTTCCGCACCCTCAAGCTCACCACTCCCACTTACGGAGACCTTAACCACCTGGTCTCCGCCACCATGAGTGGGGTCACGACTTGCCTTCGTTTCCCCGGTCAGCTCAACGCTGACCTCCGCAAGCTGGCTGTCAACATGGTTCCCTTCCCTCGTCTGCACTTCTTCATGCCCGGCTTTGCTCCCCTCACCAGCAGGGGTAGCCAGCAGTACAGAGCCCTCTCTGTGCCCGAACTCACTCAGCAGATGTTCGATGCCAAGAACATGATGGCCGCCTGCGACCCACGCCACGGCCGCTACCTCACCGTGGCCGCTGTGTTCCGAGGGCGCATGTCCATGAAGGAGGTGGATGAGCAGATGCTGAATGTGCAGAATAAAAACAGCAGCTACTTCGTGGAGTGGATCCCCAACAACGTCAAGACAGCCGTGTGCGACATCCCGCCCCGTGGCCTCAAGATGGCCGCGACCTTTATCGGCAACAGCACTGCTATCCAGGAGCTGTTCAAACGCATCTCT
Coding sequences within:
- the LOC113023846 gene encoding tubulin beta-4B chain-like, producing the protein MREIVHLQAGQCGNQIGAKFWEVISDEHGIDPTGTYHGDSDLQLDRINVYYNEASGGKYVPRAILVDLEPGTMDSVRSGPFGQIFRPDNFVFGQSGAGNNWAKGHYTEGAELVDSVLDVVRKEAESCDCLQGFQLTHSLGGGTGSGMGTLLISKIREEYPDRIMNTFSVVPSPKVSDTVVEPYNATLSVHQLVENTDETYCIDNEALYDICFRTLKLTTPTYGDLNHLVSATMSGVTTCLRFPGQLNADLRKLAVNMVPFPRLHFFMPGFAPLTSRGSQQYRALSVPELTQQMFDAKNMMAACDPRHGRYLTVAAVFRGRMSMKEVDEQMLNVQNKNSSYFVEWIPNNVKTAVCDIPPRGLKMAATFIGNSTAIQELFKRISEQFTAMFRRKAFLHWYTGEGMDEMEFTEAESNMNDLVSEYQQYQDATAEEGEFEEEGEEEVA